The Tenacibaculum jejuense genome includes a window with the following:
- a CDS encoding GNAT family N-acetyltransferase, with protein MTLESKRLIIKEAEVGEAAFYFELFNDPDWIKYIHDKGLKSVEETAIYLKDILAKNAKLNGLGFFSVLLKETNEFIGMSSAIQREKLDFVDVGYGFLPKARGKGYASEATLLMIDYIKKKFQQEKVLAFTAPENEKSQQLLKRLGFEYVGLETVFEGEKDCVYEFTF; from the coding sequence ATGACATTAGAAAGTAAACGGTTAATTATTAAAGAAGCTGAAGTTGGTGAAGCCGCTTTTTATTTTGAATTATTTAACGATCCTGATTGGATTAAATATATTCATGATAAAGGGTTGAAATCTGTTGAAGAAACTGCTATATACTTGAAAGATATTTTAGCAAAGAATGCTAAGCTAAACGGATTAGGTTTCTTTTCGGTATTATTGAAAGAAACAAATGAGTTTATAGGAATGTCTTCAGCTATTCAGCGTGAAAAGTTAGATTTTGTTGATGTAGGTTACGGATTTTTACCTAAAGCAAGAGGAAAAGGATATGCGAGTGAAGCTACTTTGTTAATGATAGACTATATAAAGAAAAAGTTTCAACAAGAAAAAGTACTAGCTTTTACAGCTCCAGAGAATGAAAAATCACAACAATTATTGAAGAGATTAGGCTTTGAATATGTTGGATTAGAAACTGTTTTTGAAGGAGAGAAAGATTGTGTTTATGAATTTACTTTTTGA
- the nhaC gene encoding Na+/H+ antiporter NhaC gives MQENQNNSEIKIEDQKIQKNPNLSILEALIPVIALIGMLAYNVYVFGDDALSGSNQFILLLGGAVAALVGFKNKVSFQLMMDEVAENLKSTSSAILVLLMVGALAGTWLISGVIPSMIYYGLQILNPTIFLVACLIICAVISVATGSSWTTAATVGIALIGIGDALGISLGMTAGAVLSGAYFGDKMSPMSDTTNLAPAMAGTDLFTHIKYMTYTTIPTFVVTFVFFLILGFTQSTTGNADTAQMLKDIDKAFNISPILFIVPVAVVILIIKKTPPLIALLGGTLLGGVFALIFQPDVVAQVAGVDPKDLGFNSAYKGVMKAITVDTSVATDNEVLKDLFTAGGMKKMMGTIWLVICAMVFGGIMDAIGALAKISSFMLSLFDSVFGLFASTVATCIGLNITASDQYLALVVPGKMYAKAYKDKGLAPENLSRTLEDSGTVTSVLIPWNTCGAYHSGVLGVPVVDYAFYAMFNWLSPFMTLIFAAFRIKIRQITSK, from the coding sequence ATGCAAGAAAACCAGAACAATTCTGAAATTAAAATTGAAGATCAAAAAATCCAAAAAAATCCGAATCTATCTATTTTAGAAGCTTTAATTCCAGTAATTGCACTTATTGGTATGTTAGCCTACAATGTTTATGTATTTGGAGACGATGCATTAAGTGGAAGTAATCAATTTATTCTTCTTTTAGGTGGAGCTGTAGCTGCTTTAGTCGGATTTAAAAATAAGGTTAGTTTTCAATTAATGATGGATGAAGTTGCAGAGAATTTAAAATCAACTTCTAGTGCAATTTTAGTTTTGTTAATGGTTGGAGCTTTAGCAGGAACTTGGTTAATCAGTGGGGTAATACCTTCCATGATTTATTATGGATTACAAATTTTAAATCCTACAATATTTTTAGTAGCATGTTTAATTATATGTGCGGTAATATCTGTAGCGACAGGTAGTTCATGGACTACTGCTGCTACTGTAGGAATTGCTTTAATTGGTATTGGAGATGCACTTGGTATTTCTTTAGGAATGACAGCAGGAGCTGTATTGTCTGGAGCATATTTTGGAGATAAAATGTCGCCAATGTCAGATACAACAAATTTAGCCCCTGCAATGGCAGGGACAGATCTGTTTACGCATATTAAATACATGACTTATACAACAATTCCTACTTTTGTGGTAACATTTGTGTTTTTTCTAATTTTAGGATTTACACAATCAACAACAGGAAATGCAGATACGGCGCAAATGTTAAAAGATATAGATAAAGCTTTTAATATTTCTCCAATATTATTTATTGTTCCTGTAGCGGTTGTAATATTAATAATCAAAAAAACGCCACCATTAATAGCATTACTAGGAGGAACACTTTTAGGCGGTGTTTTTGCTTTAATTTTTCAACCAGATGTTGTAGCTCAAGTAGCAGGTGTGGATCCAAAAGATTTAGGTTTTAATTCAGCATATAAAGGAGTTATGAAAGCAATCACTGTTGATACTTCTGTTGCCACTGATAACGAAGTGTTAAAAGATTTGTTTACAGCTGGAGGAATGAAGAAAATGATGGGAACTATCTGGTTAGTTATTTGTGCAATGGTTTTTGGAGGGATAATGGATGCAATTGGAGCTTTAGCTAAGATTAGTAGTTTTATGTTAAGCTTATTTGATAGCGTTTTTGGCTTATTTGCAAGTACAGTAGCAACTTGTATTGGTTTAAATATAACAGCATCAGATCAATATTTAGCATTAGTTGTTCCTGGTAAAATGTATGCCAAGGCTTATAAAGATAAAGGTTTAGCTCCTGAAAACTTGAGTAGAACCCTAGAAGATAGCGGAACAGTAACTTCGGTGTTAATTCCATGGAATACATGTGGAGCATACCATTCTGGAGTTTTAGGCGTACCAGTTGTAGATTATGCCTTTTATGCAATGTTTAATTGGTTAAGCCCTTTTATGACACTAATTTTCGCGGCATTTAGAATCAAAATAAGACAGATTACATCTAAATAA
- a CDS encoding aminotransferase class I/II-fold pyridoxal phosphate-dependent enzyme, with amino-acid sequence MKFKPANKIQDLQYFGEFGGVNPSISDSSTYTFLSAKTMFDTFEGNADGCYLYSRHSSPSNLYLGEALAEMEGTETATVTASGMGAITPVLLQLCSSGDHIVSSRTIYGGTYAFLKNFTPKFNIQTTFVDTTKLAVVEAAITENTKVLYCETVSNPLLEVADIEGLAVLAKKYNLKLVVDNTFSPLSVSPAQLGADVVIHSLTKFINGSSDTVGGVICGTQEFIDNLRNVNDGACMLLGPTMDSLRAASVLKNLRTLHIRMKQHSKNAMYLANKFEADGIKTVYPGLESHPSHELFSSMLNEEYGYGGMLTIDVGSLDKANELMELMQHKNLGYLAVSLGFYKTLFSAPGTSTSSEIPEDEQAEMGLTDGLIRFSIGLDNDIERTYQIMSECMREVGILELVS; translated from the coding sequence ATGAAATTTAAGCCAGCTAATAAGATTCAAGATTTACAGTACTTCGGAGAATTTGGAGGTGTAAATCCATCGATTTCAGATTCATCAACATATACATTCCTTTCAGCAAAAACAATGTTCGATACATTCGAAGGAAATGCAGACGGATGTTATTTATATTCTAGACATTCATCACCTTCAAATTTATATTTAGGTGAAGCATTAGCAGAAATGGAAGGAACTGAAACTGCTACTGTAACGGCCTCAGGAATGGGAGCAATCACACCAGTTTTATTACAATTATGTAGTTCAGGAGATCATATCGTGTCAAGTAGAACTATTTACGGTGGAACGTATGCTTTTTTAAAGAATTTTACACCAAAATTTAATATCCAAACAACATTTGTAGATACTACGAAGTTAGCTGTTGTTGAAGCTGCAATTACAGAAAACACCAAAGTTTTATACTGTGAAACTGTAAGTAATCCATTATTAGAAGTTGCAGATATCGAAGGTTTAGCTGTTTTAGCTAAAAAATATAATTTAAAGTTAGTAGTAGATAATACATTCTCACCATTATCAGTATCTCCAGCACAATTAGGTGCAGATGTTGTAATTCATAGTTTAACTAAATTCATTAATGGATCTTCAGATACTGTTGGAGGAGTAATTTGTGGAACACAAGAATTTATCGATAATCTGAGAAATGTTAATGATGGCGCTTGCATGTTACTTGGACCTACTATGGATAGTTTAAGAGCAGCTTCTGTATTAAAGAATTTGAGGACATTACATATCCGTATGAAGCAACACAGTAAAAATGCAATGTATTTAGCAAATAAGTTTGAAGCAGACGGAATAAAAACAGTATATCCAGGTTTAGAGTCTCATCCTTCACACGAATTATTTTCTTCTATGTTAAATGAGGAGTATGGTTACGGAGGGATGCTCACTATTGATGTTGGATCTTTAGATAAAGCAAATGAGCTAATGGAATTAATGCAACACAAAAACTTAGGATACTTAGCTGTTAGTTTAGGTTTTTATAAAACATTATTCTCTGCTCCTGGAACTTCAACATCTTCGGAAATTCCAGAAGATGAACAAGCAGAAATGGGCTTAACAGACGGATTAATTCGTTTCTCTATCGGTTTAGATAACGATATTGAAAGAACTTATCAAATCATGAGTGAGTGTATGAGAGAAGTAGGAATTTTAGAATTAGTTTCCTAA
- a CDS encoding c-type cytochrome has translation MKITRNFILGAITSCVLLFLIFWMVQIQSDQNTLSIYKEKKEDVIPISLKLSIERGKKLFIEEDCYSCHKPDKKDGFFRVVIDRVSKEWLYKFIRDEKSLIEDKDSVVLYLRQRFNQSNGKHDKKHLTNDQLNDILNYLNSF, from the coding sequence ATGAAAATAACTAGGAATTTTATTCTTGGAGCAATAACGTCATGTGTTTTATTGTTCTTAATTTTTTGGATGGTACAAATACAGTCGGATCAAAATACTCTAAGTATCTATAAAGAAAAGAAAGAAGATGTAATTCCGATTTCTTTAAAGTTATCTATTGAAAGAGGAAAGAAATTGTTTATAGAAGAAGATTGTTATAGTTGTCATAAACCAGATAAAAAAGATGGTTTTTTTCGCGTGGTTATTGATAGAGTTTCAAAGGAATGGCTGTATAAATTTATTAGAGATGAAAAAAGTTTAATAGAAGATAAAGATTCGGTAGTATTGTATTTGAGACAACGATTTAATCAGTCCAATGGAAAGCATGACAAAAAACATTTAACTAATGATCAGTTAAATGATATTTTAAATTACTTAAATAGTTTTTAA
- a CDS encoding Lrp/AsnC family transcriptional regulator, whose translation MKLDHIDNKLINLLQEDSKRTNKQLSLLLNLSVTAVYERIKKLEKEGIITNYVARIDPKKIDKSFLVFCQVKLIQHSREYLSIFESEILKLDEVAECFHISGDYDYILKIYVKDMEEYREFMVNKLTSIKYIGSTQSSFTIGAIKNSTKISI comes from the coding sequence ATGAAATTAGATCATATTGACAATAAACTAATTAACCTTTTACAAGAAGATAGTAAGCGAACAAACAAACAACTTTCTCTACTACTTAACTTATCTGTAACTGCTGTTTATGAAAGAATAAAAAAACTAGAAAAGGAAGGAATTATAACAAACTACGTAGCTAGAATTGATCCTAAGAAAATAGATAAATCATTCTTAGTTTTTTGTCAAGTAAAACTGATTCAACACTCTAGAGAATACCTATCAATTTTTGAAAGCGAGATATTAAAATTAGATGAAGTTGCAGAATGCTTTCATATTAGTGGTGATTACGATTACATTTTGAAAATATATGTAAAAGACATGGAAGAATATCGTGAGTTTATGGTAAACAAACTCACTTCAATAAAATATATTGGTAGCACACAAAGTTCCTTTACAATTGGCGCTATTAAAAACTCAACAAAAATCTCTATATAA
- a CDS encoding PhnA domain-containing protein, which produces MSLLQELQERSGHKCELCAATTDLNIYEVPPISTGGVDGSILACSHCISQINNPETTNPNHWRCLNDSMWSEFTPVKVVAWRMLNRLKKEGWPQDLLDMMYLEADELRFAEATGEHLDESEKVIHRDSNGAILQAGDSVVLIKDLKVKGSSMVCKQGTAVRRISLDAENAEYIEGKVDGQNIVIVTKYVKKL; this is translated from the coding sequence ATGAGTTTATTACAAGAATTACAAGAAAGAAGCGGACATAAATGTGAATTATGTGCAGCTACAACTGATTTAAATATTTACGAAGTTCCACCAATTTCTACTGGAGGTGTAGATGGAAGCATTTTAGCTTGTTCACACTGCATATCTCAAATTAATAATCCAGAAACAACTAATCCAAATCATTGGCGTTGTTTAAATGATAGCATGTGGAGCGAATTTACTCCTGTTAAAGTTGTTGCTTGGAGAATGTTGAATCGTTTAAAAAAAGAAGGTTGGCCTCAAGATTTACTTGACATGATGTATTTAGAAGCTGATGAGCTTCGTTTTGCCGAAGCAACTGGTGAACATTTAGATGAAAGTGAAAAGGTAATTCATAGAGATAGTAATGGAGCCATTTTACAAGCTGGAGATTCTGTAGTATTAATTAAAGATTTAAAAGTTAAAGGATCTAGTATGGTTTGCAAACAAGGTACAGCTGTTAGAAGAATTTCTTTGGATGCTGAAAATGCAGAATATATTGAAGGAAAAGTTGACGGACAAAATATTGTCATCGTGACTAAATATGTAAAAAAATTATAA
- a CDS encoding putative porin, which translates to MKYIIGILFVISSFTINAQIRSLGSGVGGFNQGINRLDTISNDEINVKLSGKTKFTDYKIISFKKDTSYIDTTLTIRKDYKFNFRRKDNFELLAFQNQGQTFNNLGYNFRNISQFPDIGFTGKQFNYMQIEDIDYYRVPTPTTVIMYRTGQEQGQVLDALFTFNLSKRFNLSFAYRGLRSLGQYRRSLSSSGNFRSTLTYSTPKDQYRIRAQVTTQDFVNQENGGLTTQALENFLTNDPNFEDRGRLDVNLTDSESNLEGIRVYADHNFKLFSSKDTTNTKNFTNLKVGHILHYESKEYRFGQSSLDTDFFGDASKSSGGIDERVDYNLINNQGYLEFNSKYILGKFKVKANYTTVNYGYDTIHNGNILVNRSRLKGNAISLGADWNGRIKNFKVNASANLTPGSGYLAGNHFSGEAMYKKDSLFTVKGSLLLTSKAPRFNTLLFQSVYNDYNWDNNFTNIDTRNIGFSFNSKWGNASLDFTNIEDYVYFDSDNTPKQFDESITYLKVKVSKEFKFFKNFAFDNTLMYQNVSSGNAVFRVPEFVTRNTLYYTGEWFRGKPILVQIGGTFNFFTKYKANAFNPIVNEFTVQNDTEIGFPSVDVFFNARVKRTRIFFKIDNITSSFLSTRNYFSAPNYPYRDMSIRFGLVWNWFI; encoded by the coding sequence ATGAAATATATCATTGGTATTCTTTTCGTTATTAGCTCTTTTACTATAAATGCTCAGATAAGATCGTTAGGAAGTGGTGTTGGTGGATTTAATCAAGGTATTAATAGGTTAGATACAATTTCGAATGATGAAATTAATGTAAAACTTAGTGGTAAAACTAAATTTACTGACTATAAAATTATTAGTTTTAAAAAAGATACAAGTTATATAGACACTACTCTAACTATTAGAAAAGATTACAAGTTTAACTTTAGAAGGAAAGATAATTTTGAATTACTTGCTTTTCAAAATCAAGGTCAAACATTTAACAATTTAGGATATAATTTTAGAAACATTTCTCAATTTCCTGACATTGGTTTTACTGGAAAACAATTTAATTACATGCAAATAGAGGATATCGATTACTATCGTGTTCCTACACCTACAACAGTAATTATGTATCGAACTGGACAAGAACAAGGTCAGGTTTTAGACGCTTTATTTACATTTAATCTTTCTAAACGTTTCAACTTAAGTTTTGCTTACCGAGGATTACGTTCTTTAGGACAATATAGACGCTCACTTTCTAGTTCGGGTAATTTTAGATCTACATTAACTTATAGCACTCCAAAAGATCAATATCGTATACGTGCACAAGTCACAACTCAAGATTTTGTAAATCAAGAAAATGGTGGACTTACCACACAAGCATTAGAGAACTTTTTAACTAATGATCCAAATTTTGAAGATAGAGGTCGTTTAGATGTTAATTTAACTGATTCTGAAAGTAACCTAGAAGGAATTCGGGTGTATGCAGATCATAATTTTAAATTATTTTCAAGTAAAGATACTACCAACACTAAAAACTTTACAAATTTAAAAGTTGGTCATATCTTACATTATGAATCTAAAGAATATAGGTTTGGACAGTCGTCTTTAGATACAGACTTTTTTGGTGATGCAAGTAAAAGTTCTGGTGGTATTGATGAGCGAGTAGATTACAACTTAATCAATAATCAGGGTTACTTAGAATTTAACTCAAAATATATTCTTGGTAAATTTAAAGTGAAAGCAAATTACACAACAGTAAACTATGGTTATGATACAATACATAACGGTAATATACTTGTAAATAGAAGTAGATTAAAGGGAAATGCTATTTCGTTAGGAGCAGATTGGAACGGTCGTATTAAAAACTTTAAAGTAAATGCAAGTGCAAATTTAACTCCTGGAAGTGGTTATTTAGCAGGAAACCATTTTAGTGGAGAAGCGATGTACAAAAAAGATAGTCTTTTTACTGTTAAAGGAAGTTTATTACTCACCTCGAAAGCTCCAAGATTTAACACTTTACTATTTCAAAGTGTATATAATGATTATAATTGGGATAATAACTTTACAAATATAGACACTAGAAATATTGGCTTTTCTTTTAATTCTAAATGGGGAAATGCAAGCTTAGACTTCACTAACATTGAAGATTATGTTTACTTTGATTCTGATAATACTCCAAAACAATTTGACGAATCTATAACATACTTAAAAGTAAAAGTTAGTAAAGAGTTTAAATTCTTTAAAAATTTTGCTTTCGATAATACATTAATGTATCAAAATGTTTCTAGTGGAAATGCTGTGTTTAGAGTTCCTGAATTTGTTACTAGAAACACTTTATATTATACTGGCGAATGGTTTAGAGGCAAACCTATTTTAGTACAAATTGGAGGAACTTTTAATTTTTTCACAAAGTATAAAGCAAATGCTTTCAATCCTATAGTAAATGAATTTACAGTTCAAAACGATACAGAAATAGGGTTTCCATCTGTAGATGTATTTTTTAATGCACGTGTAAAAAGAACTCGTATTTTCTTTAAAATAGATAACATAACATCTAGCTTTTTATCAACAAGAAATTACTTCTCAGCTCCTAATTATCCATATAGAGATATGTCTATACGTTTTGGGTTGGTTTGGAATTGGTTTATATAA
- the gloA2 gene encoding SMU1112c/YaeR family gloxylase I-like metalloprotein has product MKIERLHHIAIICSDYEVSKYFYTEVLGFTVQQEIYREERKSYKLDLALDSTYLIELFSFPDPPSRPSFPEATGLRHIAFAVKDLENWKLYLENKNIHVQDIRVDEFTGKRFLFFNDPDHLPIELYEI; this is encoded by the coding sequence ATGAAAATTGAACGTTTACATCATATAGCTATTATTTGTTCCGATTATGAAGTGTCTAAGTATTTTTACACAGAAGTATTAGGTTTTACAGTTCAGCAAGAAATATATAGAGAAGAACGAAAATCATATAAATTAGATTTAGCTTTAGATAGTACATATTTGATAGAGTTATTTTCTTTTCCAGATCCTCCAAGTCGACCTTCGTTTCCTGAAGCAACCGGACTTCGTCATATTGCATTTGCAGTGAAAGATTTAGAAAATTGGAAGTTGTATTTAGAAAATAAAAACATACATGTACAAGATATAAGAGTAGATGAGTTTACAGGAAAACGTTTCCTCTTCTTTAATGATCCTGATCATTTACCTATTGAATTGTATGAAATTTAA
- a CDS encoding metal-dependent hydrolase yields MDSLTQIVLGAACGEIALGKKIGNKALLFGAIGGTIPDLDVFVGSLFYSNSIDELIFHRGFMHSIVFAFLGAYVFGQGTFKLYNTKKRIGTTTSRDWIWLFFLSIFTHPLLDSFTPYGTQLFLPFSDYRVAFNTIAVVDPIYTIPFLISLIILMFFKRTSSKRSFWLKSGVYLSSAYLLFTIGNKIYIDRVFKNALSESKIEYERYSAQPTIFNNILWYAIVETKEDYKVSFYSHFDSQKPKNSFISLPKNHELLPMKQNADLKKLSWFSNDFYNLQQIDNNRIQYNDLRYPLLNPEDKNSSVFSFEIKKNGNRWEAMPLYDKTPTKEDLQKFWNRVLGN; encoded by the coding sequence ATGGATTCATTAACTCAAATAGTTTTAGGTGCTGCATGTGGTGAAATTGCACTTGGTAAAAAGATTGGAAATAAAGCTTTATTATTTGGTGCTATTGGAGGTACAATTCCTGATTTAGATGTTTTTGTGGGAAGTTTATTCTATTCAAATTCAATTGACGAGCTTATTTTTCACAGAGGGTTTATGCATTCTATTGTATTTGCTTTTTTAGGTGCTTATGTATTTGGGCAAGGAACTTTCAAATTATATAATACCAAAAAGAGAATTGGAACAACAACCTCTAGAGATTGGATTTGGCTATTTTTTTTATCGATTTTTACTCATCCTCTTTTAGATAGTTTTACACCTTATGGCACACAACTATTTCTACCTTTTTCGGATTATCGTGTAGCTTTTAATACAATTGCTGTTGTTGACCCGATATACACAATTCCATTTTTAATTTCTTTAATCATTTTAATGTTCTTTAAGAGAACAAGTAGTAAACGTAGTTTTTGGTTAAAATCTGGCGTGTACTTGAGTTCTGCTTATCTGCTATTTACTATCGGAAATAAAATATACATTGATCGTGTTTTTAAAAATGCGCTTTCTGAATCTAAAATTGAATATGAAAGATATTCGGCCCAACCAACAATTTTCAACAATATACTTTGGTACGCTATTGTAGAAACTAAAGAGGACTATAAAGTGAGCTTTTATTCTCATTTTGACTCACAAAAACCAAAAAATAGTTTTATTAGTTTACCTAAAAATCATGAGCTTTTACCCATGAAACAAAATGCTGATTTAAAGAAATTATCTTGGTTTAGTAATGATTTTTATAATCTTCAACAAATCGATAATAATCGAATTCAATATAATGATTTACGTTACCCATTATTAAATCCTGAAGACAAAAACTCATCTGTTTTTAGTTTTGAGATCAAAAAAAATGGCAATCGCTGGGAAGCAATGCCATTATATGATAAAACTCCTACTAAGGAAGATTTACAAAAGTTTTGGAATAGAGTTTTAGGAAACTAA
- a CDS encoding ribonuclease HII produces the protein MLQMNFSGFVLEAGTDEAGRGCLAGPVVAAAVILPEDFHHELLNDSKQISEKKRNILRPFIEENATAYAVCFIDNEEVDELNVLQSSIVGMHRSLDKLKTQPEFIIIDGNKFKPYKEIPHETIVKGDAKFMSIAAASVLAKTYRDDFMEKIHKEFPEYNWKKNKGYPTKEHREAIRKFGATPYHRKSFRLLPEQLKIDFER, from the coding sequence ATGTTACAAATGAATTTTAGCGGTTTTGTTTTAGAAGCAGGAACAGATGAAGCAGGAAGAGGTTGTTTAGCAGGCCCTGTTGTAGCAGCTGCGGTTATTTTACCAGAGGATTTTCATCATGAATTATTAAATGATTCAAAACAAATCTCTGAGAAAAAGAGAAACATTTTACGGCCTTTTATCGAAGAAAATGCAACTGCTTATGCTGTTTGTTTTATAGATAACGAAGAGGTTGACGAGTTAAATGTTCTACAATCTTCCATCGTTGGAATGCATCGATCATTGGATAAGTTAAAGACCCAGCCTGAATTTATTATTATCGACGGAAATAAATTTAAACCGTATAAAGAAATTCCTCATGAAACAATTGTAAAAGGAGACGCAAAATTTATGAGTATAGCAGCCGCTTCTGTGTTAGCAAAAACATATAGAGACGATTTTATGGAGAAAATTCATAAAGAGTTTCCTGAATATAATTGGAAAAAAAATAAAGGGTATCCAACTAAAGAACATCGAGAAGCTATAAGGAAGTTCGGTGCTACACCATATCATCGAAAGTCATTTCGCTTATTACCAGAGCAATTGAAAATTGATTTTGAAAGGTAA
- a CDS encoding nucleoid-associated protein, which produces MIKRTRAELTKCIIHKVANKYNSGKNSLSESLVRFDEESYELLMPFLLKPFGTVTQSYRFNHHADVRLNEINNYASKIFEDEETFIEHSKNIVNHLYEQSNSAQIKTGDVLVVLFEGLEYKDVLTEAVGVFKIENKVDFFQTYLDDDSFDVVVQKGISTKKLDKGCLILNSSDTEGTVVLSVDNNNYDAQYWIKNFLNVKYADDRNLHTQHYLELCRDFSEEIIKPEYGKHEQGNFLANTVDYFKEHESVDYHTFKDEIFEDDKHKDMFEDYKKHFEKLNDVLVRNNFEVSDIVLKKEKGKLKTEIKLDTNIQIKIDIDAPDAASEYLERGFDEEKKMKFYKVYYNAEK; this is translated from the coding sequence ATGATTAAAAGAACTCGTGCAGAACTAACAAAGTGTATTATCCACAAGGTGGCTAATAAGTATAATAGTGGTAAAAATTCATTATCAGAGAGTTTAGTTCGTTTTGATGAAGAAAGCTATGAATTATTAATGCCATTTTTATTGAAACCATTTGGTACAGTAACACAGAGTTACCGTTTTAATCATCATGCAGATGTACGATTAAATGAAATTAATAACTATGCTTCAAAGATTTTCGAAGATGAAGAAACTTTTATCGAGCATTCAAAAAATATAGTTAATCATTTGTATGAACAGTCAAATTCAGCCCAAATTAAAACAGGAGATGTTTTAGTAGTGTTATTTGAAGGACTAGAATATAAAGATGTTTTAACAGAAGCTGTTGGAGTTTTTAAAATTGAAAATAAAGTTGATTTCTTTCAAACATATTTAGATGATGATAGTTTTGATGTTGTTGTTCAGAAAGGAATTTCTACTAAAAAATTAGATAAAGGTTGTTTAATCTTAAATTCTTCGGATACTGAAGGAACTGTGGTATTATCTGTAGATAATAATAATTACGATGCACAATATTGGATCAAGAATTTCTTGAATGTGAAGTATGCTGATGATAGAAATTTACATACTCAACATTATTTAGAGTTGTGTAGAGATTTTTCTGAAGAGATTATTAAGCCTGAGTATGGTAAGCACGAACAAGGAAACTTTTTAGCAAATACAGTTGATTATTTTAAAGAGCATGAAAGTGTAGATTATCATACATTTAAAGACGAGATTTTTGAAGATGATAAACATAAAGATATGTTTGAAGATTACAAAAAGCATTTTGAGAAATTAAATGATGTATTAGTAAGAAATAATTTCGAAGTCTCTGATATTGTATTAAAGAAAGAAAAAGGAAAACTTAAAACGGAAATAAAGCTAGATACAAATATTCAAATCAAAATAGATATTGATGCACCAGATGCTGCTTCAGAATATTTAGAAAGAGGTTTTGATGAAGAAAAGAAAATGAAGTTTTATAAAGTGTATTACAACGCGGAGAAATAA
- a CDS encoding Cif family virulence factor, with protein sequence MKKLLLIFIVIIYSCATSNEEQDKKEIITLMKHQESDWSRHDLDCFMLGYWKSDSLKFQGKNGVTYGWKKTLENYKKSYPYAEDSGKLKFKIRAISKIESNSYYVMGEYHLTREVGNANGIFMIIFKRIKGEWKIIADTSC encoded by the coding sequence ATGAAAAAACTACTACTCATCTTTATCGTAATTATTTATTCTTGTGCTACTTCAAATGAAGAACAAGATAAAAAAGAAATAATCACACTTATGAAACATCAAGAATCAGATTGGTCGAGACATGATTTAGATTGTTTTATGTTAGGATATTGGAAATCGGATTCTTTAAAATTTCAAGGTAAAAATGGTGTGACTTATGGATGGAAAAAAACACTAGAAAATTATAAGAAAAGTTATCCATATGCTGAAGATTCGGGTAAACTAAAATTCAAAATTAGAGCGATTTCTAAAATTGAAAGTAATAGTTATTATGTTATGGGAGAATATCACCTTACTAGAGAAGTTGGAAATGCAAATGGTATTTTTATGATCATCTTTAAACGAATAAAAGGCGAATGGAAGATTATTGCCGATACTTCGTGTTAG